A single region of the Thermococcus paralvinellae genome encodes:
- a CDS encoding PspC domain-containing protein, which produces MEKKRLCRAKDERVFLGVLGGIAKYLDVDPTVVRIIYIVLLFLAPVTAILLYFVLAIIMPEEPEEEISLDKLPEKAEKIAKEIDKTLTQAFSSKKPAPTVKDHNNEKLLAIILIILGGVLILRKITPFMWYLQGDVLLATLLILFGIYLLMRG; this is translated from the coding sequence ATGGAAAAGAAAAGGCTTTGTCGTGCAAAGGATGAGAGAGTATTTTTGGGTGTTTTGGGAGGAATAGCAAAGTATCTTGATGTCGATCCTACAGTTGTAAGGATAATCTATATTGTTCTACTGTTTCTAGCCCCTGTAACGGCAATACTGCTCTACTTCGTTCTAGCCATCATAATGCCAGAAGAACCTGAGGAAGAGATATCTCTCGACAAGTTGCCTGAAAAAGCGGAAAAAATTGCAAAAGAAATTGATAAAACACTAACACAAGCATTTAGCTCTAAAAAGCCAGCCCCAACAGTTAAAGATCACAACAATGAAAAGCTCCTTGCAATAATTTTAATTATTCTCGGCGGGGTTTTGATTTTAAGAAAGATAACTCCCTTCATGTGGTATCTCCAAGGAGACGTTCTTTTAGCAACACTGTTGATTCTATTTGGAATATACTTGCTGATGAGGGGGTGA